The Actinomadura graeca nucleotide sequence CTTCGTCGACGGCCTGTTCACCATCGGGGGCAACGGCGACGCCGAGACCCGCGCCGGGATCGCCGTCCACTGGTACCGGGCCGACACGTCCATGACCGACCGGTACTTCGTCAACGCCGACGGCGAGTTCCTCATCGTCCCGCAGCTCGGCGGGCTGCTCCTCGACACCGAGCTCGGCCGCCTGCGCGTCGCGCCAGGGGAGATCGCGGTCGTCCCGCGCGGCATCCGCTACCGCGTCGAGCTGCTCGCCCCCGTCGTCCGCGGCTACATCTGCGAGAACTACGGCGCGTCCTTCACGCTCCCCGAGCGCGGGCCGATCGGCGCGAACGGGCTCGCCAACGAGCGCGACTTCCTCGCCCCCACCGCCGCCTTCGACGACCGGCGGCGCGACGTGCAGGTCGTGCAGAAGTTCGGCGGCGGCCTCTGGGCCGCCGACTACGACCACTCACCGCTCGACGTGGTCGCCTGGCACGGCACCTACACCCCGTACAAGTACGACCTGGCGCGCTTCATGACGATCGGGACGATCAGCTTCGACCACCCCGACCCGTCGATCTTCACCGTGCTCACCTCGCCCACCGACACGCCGGGGCTGGCGAACGCCGACTTCGTGATCTTCCCTCCGCGCTGGCTCGTCGGCGAGGACACCTTCCGCCCGCCGTGGTACCACCGCAACGTCATGAGCGAGTTCATGGGCCTGGTCCGCGGCGTCTACGACGCCAAGGCCGACGGCTTCCTGCCGGGCGGCGCGAGCCTGCACAACGGCTTCACCTCCCACGGCCCCGACGCCGAGACCTACGCGCGGGCCAGCACCGGGGAGTTGCGGCCGCGGAAGCTGGACGACACGCTGGCGTTCATGTTCGAGAGCCGCTGGATCGTCCGCCTGACCGAGCACGCCGCGACCGCGCCCTCGCTCCAGGACGACTACGACGGCGTGTGGGACGGCCTGCGGCCGCACTTCACCCGGCCGTGACGGCCGTGGACCTCGACCTGCTCCCGCCGCTCGCCGCGTCCGCCGACCGGCGGCTCCCGCTGTGGGCGCAGGTCGCCGAGAGCGTCCGCGACTTCGCCGAACGCGCCGCGCCCGGCGCGCCCACGCGGCTGCCGACCGAGGTCCAGCTCGCCCGCCACTACGACGTGAGCGTGTCGACCGTCCGCCAGGCGCTGGCGGCGCTGGAGGGCGAGGGGCTGCTCACCCGCAGGCGGCGGCACGGCACGTTCGTCGCGCCGCGCGGCGTCCAGTCCCGGCCGCTGCACGTCGCGGGTCCGCTGGACGCCGTCGTCCACCAGCAGGCCAGCGACGAGACGCGGGTGCTCGGCCGCCGGATCGTCCCCGTCCCCGGGGAACTGCGCGCGATCTTCCCCGGGGCGGAGGAGCTCGTCGAGTTCGAGCGCGTCCGCTACTCCGACGGCGCGTTGCTGAGCCACGCGAGGAACCACCTGCGACGCGACGTGGGCGACCGCGTGTCCGACGAGAGCCTGCGGACCGGCTCGATGACCCGTGTCCTGCGCGACGACCTCGGCCTCGCCCTCGGCCGCATCGACAACGAGATAGCGGCGGTCGCCGCCGACTCCGAGATCGCCCGGCTGCTGGACATCGAGCCCCGCGCCCCGGTCCTGCAGTCCCGCAACCTGACCTTCGACGCCGACGGCGCCATCGTCGACGCCGCCGTCATCCACTACCGCGCCGACCGCTTCCGCTTCGCCCTCAGCCTCAGCCTCTCCTGACCATGGCCGAGAACCGAGGACCCGGCCCGGCCTGACGGTACCGGCTGGTGGACGTGCTGGAACAAGGCGATCGTCTGCCTCGGACGCCGACTGCGGGCACGCCACCAGGGCGTGCCCGCAGCAGAGGGCGGAAGGGTCAGAAGACCCAGCAGTCCTTGAACTCAAGCGGACGCGCGAGGGTGGCCGGGAAGAGGCCGCCCGCGTTGCGGGTGACCTGCGCCGCCTCGGTCTCGTGCGGGGTCGTGGTCTTGCACGAGGTCGGCGAGCTGTGACCGGACATCAGGTAGTCACAGCGTCCGTTGCGGTTGTCGGGCAGGCCGAGGGCGTGCGCGATCTCGTGCGCGGCGATCCTCGGGGGGTAGAAGCCGTCCTTGACCGCCTGGCGTCCCATGTAGATGGTGCCGCGGCCGAAGCCGTTGGACGAGGTGCGCGGCCAGCCGTCGTCGGCGTAGACCTTGATGGTGGCCTGGGTCCCGGTGGCGGGCTTGAGCTCGATCACCGACACGGCCTTGTTCCACGCGGCGGCGCCCTCGTCGACGTCCGCCTTGAACTCCTGCGCGCCGCTGGCGTCGTAGTAGATCGTGCGGACCGCGGTCGGAGCGGCCGCCGACGCGGAGTCGACGACGAGCGCGGGCACCACGAAGGTCAGCCCGACGGTGACGGCCAGCGCCGTCATGATCTTGCGGAGGAACATGGGGAACTCCTGCGATGGGGGAACCGGGATCAGCCGCCGATTTGCTGGTTGATCCACGAAAGGTGCGGTGCGATGCCCGTGTAGAGCGTGGTGGTGGCGCATTCGCCTCCGTTGTCGCCCGGGCCGTGGGTCTCGCCGACGAGCGTCCAGTCGCCGCGGGTCCCGGTCACCGCCGGGCCGCCGGAGTCGCCGTGGCAGGCGGAGTGCGTCCGGTCGCCCGAGACGCAGACGTCGTTCGCGGCGCCGCCTCCCGCCGAGCAGCGGCTGCTCGGCAGGATGGACAGGTCGATCTCCTGGAGGGTGGTGGCGTTCCTGCAGCTCGGCCAGCTCATGCAGCCGAAGCCCAGCAGCCGCACCGCGGTCCCGGAGGCGGGGTTGGTCTGCGCCATCTTCACCGGCGTCTGCGTGGAGGCCGTGGTCAGGTGCATCACGGTGAGGTCGGTGCCGGGCTTGGTGACGCGCCGGTCGATCTGGCGGGTCTCGCCACCGGAGCTCTTGGCGTTCGAGCCGATCCGGCCCTGTGACGCCGAGCCGCAGTGGTTCGCCGTGACGATCCACTGGGGCGCGACGAGGCTGGCGCCGCAGCCGTTGCTCAGCGACACCATCCACGGATAGGTCTCCGTGGCGTCGTGTCCTCCGATGATCGGCTGCTGGCCTCCGCCACCGGCGGGTCCGGCGGCGTTCGCGGCTGTGGTCCCCCACATCGCCAGGCCGAGGACGCACATGCCGAGCGTCCCTTTCAGCACTTTACGCATGGCAACTTCTCCAATCGGCAGTTCAGGGCGCCGACGGCCTCCGTCCTGCTCCACGCGGGAGCGGGACGGCGGCGCGACTCCGGAACGGCGGGTTCGCTCAGATTGCGAAAGCCCGTCTCCGGACCCAGGTGTGGCCGGGTTCCGTCGCCACCGACTGTGCGAATGGCCGGGCATGGCGGGAGAAGCCATGTGAACCATGGATGGCGGGGGGCCGCGACTGACCGGCGGCCACGTCCATGCAGGGGAGCGGGGGTGGGGGCATCGCACTCTTCACCTGATAGGAAGCCCTCCTATCAGACGGGCAACACGGTAACCACCGCGCCGAATACTTAGCAAGACTTCGTTGCCGCCACCGATTCGTGCGCGACACGATAACCGCAGATCGTTGGCTGTACCAGTGGTTCCCGTCACAATAATTTCGTGCACACTTGACGGCCGTTAGGGTCAACGTTGGCAGTGTTCACGCCAGCGCAAGCTGAGCGCGCGGGAGCATGGTGGAAGGACTGCCCGCACTGCCAAGGATGGCACCTCGAAGAAGGCTTTCGCGACGTCATGAAGATGAGGGCGGTATCGGGTGCCACAATGTTCCGGGGACATATGCCCAGGTCGGCCGTGCCGCGATGGATTCGCATATTCCCTATGCGACCCACCTGTTAAGGCGGGATTTCACTGCCCGGCCGAGTCCGCGGTGGCGGGAGCGTGCCCGTTGCGGCACCGAGGCACTTCTGCGTTGGGCTCGGGGTGCGGCGATCGGCGGACGCGTGACGGACGCCGGTCGGGTCCGCCTGATCGCCTCGTTCCGGGAGTCATGTCCGGTGTGAATCCGGGTGTCCCCGGAATGGGTGGATCTTGCGTCACTTACCGGTGCACTGCGGCGGGCGCTTCCGGACGAAGGTGTTCGGGCCGATCCGGGTGCTTCCCCACTGGTCCTGCGCCGTGCTGCTCGTGGTCAGCAGCCACTGGGTGTGGATGCGCTCGCCGCCGTCGCCGAAGTACTGGCCGCTCCACGTCGTCAGGCTGTGGGAGTTCAGGCGGTCGTTGCGCCAGGAGACCGTCCAGCCGACGGTCTGGCCCTTCCCGGCGGGCGGCTCCGTGTCGTACCGGCCGTTGAGGGCGTACTTGCCCTTGGCGTTGCCGACGAGCGACTCGTAGTCGCCGGTGACGTTCCCGTCGGGCGTGGTGCGCAGGTGCATGACCGAGCAGAGCTCGTTGTACCAGGTGCCGTCGAGCCTGTGCTGCCGCGGTCCGCCGCGGGCGTCGGCCGCCGCGGAGGCCGCGCCGGCCAGCACCAGGGCGGTGACGGTGCCGCCGAGAGCGATCTTACGCTTGTCCATTATTCCTCCCCATGGACGTCATTGTGTGACCCGCGTCGCGTCTCGGCGTTTCCTCACCGTCGCGAATGGGAGCCGGAAGATCAACGACGATGGTCCCCTCGCATATGACACTAGAGGACGGCAAGACGATTTTCTATGCCGCCGCAACGTGGCGGACGCTGTCCGATTCCAGTTGTGTTGTGAAAAGGGATCACAATGCGGCCGATCGATCCATTTCCCGGTCAGCGCCGCGCCGTTGCCGGAGCCTGGCGCGCGGACATGACCAGGCGGGCGCCCCGCGCCGGCACCAGCGTCACGTTGCGGGCGCGTTGTGCCTCCCGGCGCCGTCCCGCCGGACGCGGGTGATGGCGGCGCAGGACCTCGCGCAGCACGACCGTCGCCTCCAGCAGGGCGAACCCGGCGCCGAGGCAGCGCCGCTCGCCGCCGCCGAACGGGATCCAGGTGTACGCGGCGGGCTGCGCGCCCGCGAACCGTTCCGCGTGGAAGCATCCGGGGCGGGGGTGGTGGCCGGCGTCGCCGTGCACGAGCCCGATGGCGGGCATCACGGTCGCGCCCGCGGGCAGCGGATGACCGGCGACGGTCATGGGACGGGTGAGGACCCGGGCCACCTCGTGCACCACCGGCCTGAGCCGCAAGGACTCCTTGACCACGGCGGCGAGGTACTCGTCGTCCCCGGCGTCGGCGGCCCGCTCGGCGCGGGCCAGCGGAGAGGGGTCGTGCGCCAGCTCGTGCAGCGTCCAGGCGAGCGCGGTGGCCGTGGTCTCGTGCCCGGCCAGCAGCAGTGTGATCATCTGGTCCCGGAGCTCACGGTCGGTGAGGCCGTCGTCCCCGGCGGACGCCGCCCGCACCAGCCGGGACAGCACGTCGGTGCGTTCGGGCAGGTCGGGTGCCCGCCGCCGGTCGGCCACCTCGGCGTACAGCAGCTCGTCGAGCCGCCGCTGGGCGGCGACGTACGGACGCCACGGACCCACCCTGCACAGGGCCGGGTAGGGCAGGCCGAGCAGCGTGATCGGGCCGATGTCGGCGAGCGCCCGCACGAGCGGGCGCATGCCCGCCAGGCGGTCCCGGTCGGTCACGCCGAAGACCACGCGCAGGATCGTCTCCAGGGTGAGCGCCCGCATCCGGGGATGGACGCGGAACGCGCGGTCGCGCGGCCAGCGCGCCGCCTCCGCGCGGGCCAGCTCGGTGACGAGGCCCTCGTACCCGCGCAGCGCCGCCGCCGAGAAGACCGGCATCAGCAGCCGCCTGAACCTGCGGTGCGCGTCCTCGTCGGCGAGCAGGACCGAGTGCCGGCCGAGCGCGGGGCCCATGATCGCGTTGCCCTCGCCGGCGTGCAGCGCCTCCCCGGATCCGGCGAACACCGTCCGGATGTCGTCCGGGTCGCTCAGGACGACCAGCCGCCGCGCGGGCATGGTGAGCCGCAGCGTGAAGGCGTCGCCGTAATGGCGTCGCAGGAGGGGGAACAAACGGTGGCGATAACGTGAGTACAGAATGGTCTGCAATGTCGCGGGCAGGCGCGGACCCGGTGGCATTCTGGTCACGGACCCCGTAGCGGCGCGCCGGGCCTTCTGATCATCACCGCTGGGCATGGCGGGCTCCCTGGTTTCCAGCCTGGTGCTTGTCTCTTTCCATCAGAAATAGAGGAATTCGGATGGAATTGAAGGGCGCTGTCGGGATTGTGACGGGCGCCTCGCGCGGTATCGGCCCGGTCATCGCCCGGCGCCTGGCCGGCGAGGGCGTCCGGCTGGCACTGGTGGCGAGGTCGGAGGGCGGGCTGCGCGAGGCGGCCGGACGGGTCGCACGGCATGGGCCCGGCCCGCTCGTGGTCCCGGCGGACCTCCGCGACGAGGACGCCCCGCGGCACGTCGTCGACACGGTGGCGGCGGAGCTCGGGCCGCCGTCCCTGCTGGTGAACAATGCCGGCGTCGAGCGCGTCGGACGGTTCGCCGACGCCGACGCGGCCGCGATCCGCGAGATCGTCCTGGTGAACCTGGTCGCCGCGCAGACGATGACCAGGATGGTGCTGCCGCACCTGCTCGCGGCGGGCCGCGGCCACATCGTCAGCATCGGTTCGGTGGGCGGGCGCACCGCCTACCCGTACGGCGTGGCCAACGCGGCGGCCAAGCACGGGCTGGTGGGGTTCACCTGGTCCCTGCGCGAGGAACTGCGCGGCACCGGCGTCGGCGTCTCTGCGGTCTATCCGACCCTGGTGTCCGACGTCGGCATCTCCTCGCGATGGCGGGCCGGACACCGTCCTATGCTGCTCGGCCGTGTGAGCCCCGACGAGGTGGCGCTCGCG carries:
- the hmgA gene encoding homogentisate 1,2-dioxygenase, which codes for MTTSTAAVEAHDTSGTGEQPRYLPGFGNEHVTEAVPGALPEGRNSPQRAPLGLYAEQISGTAFTQPRSVNQRTWVYRILPSAAHGPFRKIGDGLLRTAPFTDVPADPNRLRWDPLPLPDAPTDFVDGLFTIGGNGDAETRAGIAVHWYRADTSMTDRYFVNADGEFLIVPQLGGLLLDTELGRLRVAPGEIAVVPRGIRYRVELLAPVVRGYICENYGASFTLPERGPIGANGLANERDFLAPTAAFDDRRRDVQVVQKFGGGLWAADYDHSPLDVVAWHGTYTPYKYDLARFMTIGTISFDHPDPSIFTVLTSPTDTPGLANADFVIFPPRWLVGEDTFRPPWYHRNVMSEFMGLVRGVYDAKADGFLPGGASLHNGFTSHGPDAETYARASTGELRPRKLDDTLAFMFESRWIVRLTEHAATAPSLQDDYDGVWDGLRPHFTRP
- a CDS encoding GntR family transcriptional regulator encodes the protein MTAVDLDLLPPLAASADRRLPLWAQVAESVRDFAERAAPGAPTRLPTEVQLARHYDVSVSTVRQALAALEGEGLLTRRRRHGTFVAPRGVQSRPLHVAGPLDAVVHQQASDETRVLGRRIVPVPGELRAIFPGAEELVEFERVRYSDGALLSHARNHLRRDVGDRVSDESLRTGSMTRVLRDDLGLALGRIDNEIAAVAADSEIARLLDIEPRAPVLQSRNLTFDADGAIVDAAVIHYRADRFRFALSLSLS
- a CDS encoding snapalysin family zinc-dependent metalloprotease, with protein sequence MFLRKIMTALAVTVGLTFVVPALVVDSASAAAPTAVRTIYYDASGAQEFKADVDEGAAAWNKAVSVIELKPATGTQATIKVYADDGWPRTSSNGFGRGTIYMGRQAVKDGFYPPRIAAHEIAHALGLPDNRNGRCDYLMSGHSSPTSCKTTTPHETEAAQVTRNAGGLFPATLARPLEFKDCWVF
- a CDS encoding S1 family peptidase — its product is MRKVLKGTLGMCVLGLAMWGTTAANAAGPAGGGGQQPIIGGHDATETYPWMVSLSNGCGASLVAPQWIVTANHCGSASQGRIGSNAKSSGGETRQIDRRVTKPGTDLTVMHLTTASTQTPVKMAQTNPASGTAVRLLGFGCMSWPSCRNATTLQEIDLSILPSSRCSAGGGAANDVCVSGDRTHSACHGDSGGPAVTGTRGDWTLVGETHGPGDNGGECATTTLYTGIAPHLSWINQQIGG
- a CDS encoding avidin/streptavidin family protein, with the translated sequence MDKRKIALGGTVTALVLAGAASAAADARGGPRQHRLDGTWYNELCSVMHLRTTPDGNVTGDYESLVGNAKGKYALNGRYDTEPPAGKGQTVGWTVSWRNDRLNSHSLTTWSGQYFGDGGERIHTQWLLTTSSTAQDQWGSTRIGPNTFVRKRPPQCTGK
- a CDS encoding cytochrome P450 encodes the protein MPSGDDQKARRAATGSVTRMPPGPRLPATLQTILYSRYRHRLFPLLRRHYGDAFTLRLTMPARRLVVLSDPDDIRTVFAGSGEALHAGEGNAIMGPALGRHSVLLADEDAHRRFRRLLMPVFSAAALRGYEGLVTELARAEAARWPRDRAFRVHPRMRALTLETILRVVFGVTDRDRLAGMRPLVRALADIGPITLLGLPYPALCRVGPWRPYVAAQRRLDELLYAEVADRRRAPDLPERTDVLSRLVRAASAGDDGLTDRELRDQMITLLLAGHETTATALAWTLHELAHDPSPLARAERAADAGDDEYLAAVVKESLRLRPVVHEVARVLTRPMTVAGHPLPAGATVMPAIGLVHGDAGHHPRPGCFHAERFAGAQPAAYTWIPFGGGERRCLGAGFALLEATVVLREVLRRHHPRPAGRRREAQRARNVTLVPARGARLVMSARQAPATARR
- a CDS encoding SDR family NAD(P)-dependent oxidoreductase, whose protein sequence is MELKGAVGIVTGASRGIGPVIARRLAGEGVRLALVARSEGGLREAAGRVARHGPGPLVVPADLRDEDAPRHVVDTVAAELGPPSLLVNNAGVERVGRFADADAAAIREIVLVNLVAAQTMTRMVLPHLLAAGRGHIVSIGSVGGRTAYPYGVANAAAKHGLVGFTWSLREELRGTGVGVSAVYPTLVSDVGISSRWRAGHRPMLLGRVSPDEVALAVMRCIRKDKVEITLAPPLLRASDVVSAVSPRLASWVARRAGVHAYLRRVADGEGS